TTACTTTCTTTTAATCATACttatgtacttgtacatgtacaaatacgATCTCTGTGTCGGTTTACAGTTACTTGTATTCAAAGTACATATAAGACCAATTTTCGGTCgttacaaatatttatataggACTATGTTTTTGTCACAAAGGAATTATATGTCCAGGAGGACATCTTGCTCTTTGATTTTTCTGTTGACGCTCTTTTCACGAACACCTTTCCTTCGCTCAATGTTCATATGGAGGCCTTCGCCTGACCATCCAGCCTATTAAAACCAGTATTTTGAACTATAAAGCATCTGTTATAGTGAACGGTACCTGTGCTCCCTGGACTATGCCTCTGCTCCCCACCCCTGTATTTCCTGCAAGTGCCAATGATCCATAGCACGACAAACACTATGGCTGTTATTCCGAAAATCACTCCGCCTATGATTCCACCAATAACTCCCCAGTCTAAAGACATCAAAGAATATTATTGTCATCTTGTAAATTCTGAATTTACCGGGTTGCAGTAAATACaacatttacaacatgacattaaGACGATCATTAGTAATTGACGACTATCGTTGTTCTTGTAGATTTTCTCATTCGTCTACTATATTGGTTTGGTCctattttgaattactttaaaaacatttgctCAATAAACTTAAAGACgattaaattacagaaataaaGAACTTGAAATAAGAATATGTAACAGTATCACAATGAGcatcaaacaaacaaattcaGGTGTATAAAATTGTTGCTTTTCGTCACAAAACGTATTGGCTTAGGGTGAAATAATTAGAGTGTTTTCCATCATTTACGCAAAAACACATTCACATATATAATTTCTGCCCATCGTTACACATATATAAATGCATATTTCGCTCAATTAATCCTCCACAAAATGTATTGGCCCAAGTAAAAATACTTGTACCCAAAATACATCTATGCATATCAATTCTTTAATAcctataacattttgtttaaggGCTTACAGAAACGCTATCGTTTTATTAATAGAGAATGTGCATACGTGGGTAAGATTTGCCTAGCTTTTCTTAGATAATAAGCAGATATAGAATAACTTAATTTGCTTCTAtactatatatacataataattAGCTTGTAGATACACTTTGTTAGAACATGAGCATCACAGGACGGCCCATGCACTAAATTTTCTTTCGTTACATAACTCTTAGAAAACTGTGAGTGGATGTCATCAAAAAGAAACCATACCAGTAGGTTTGATTATTTAATAACTAACAGATACGCTATAAACTTGAATTATTTTACTgaatattattgtaataaagtaTTATTCAGGTTTACtttttagcttttttaaaatttgaaactctCCCCAATTCTTTATAAAGAGCtcttcatttttaaaactaaaggGGCCCTCATAAACTCATTAACACTAAAAGTACAAACATTGGTATACGTCTACGAATCGACTTACTTGTTTTGTAACGGTCTGCGGGAATGTTAGCTGTAAGAATGATGTCAAAACTAGCGCTAGTCAGTGAATTGTTTTTTCTCGTTATATTCATTCCTAGAAAGAATGTTGAGCAGTATGGCTCTATATCCCTCTCCAAGCATGTCTCGTTctgcaaaataataattgtcTACAATTCAAATCTGACAGCATCAGGGACAAATAGCCTACCAGAATCCCAAAAGGAAATTCCCAGGCTCAGGGATTGAAAACACCCAACGAGCTGGATATGAAAAACAACACCAATTGACGATTTTGGTCATGATTAtggcttctttttttttctcattttaacGACAGACCTACCACACATATGTGAGCAGGTACGTGTACATACTAGTATGGTTGCACAATAAGTAAATAGATAAATCATCAACAATTAAATTGTTCACTCTATCATTATAAACCAATCACATCAGTAAAAGGATTGTTTAATCAACCAATCTATGACCAATTGCAATTAATTGTTAGGCTGAAGCTAACCTGATCCTTAGTAGAATCACATCTAAAGTCAATGCTGTTGTTGTTTGTATGAATTAATTTATCTTTCTAAATAAATTCCAATAGAATTGCAAATCATGAGATTTTTACATTGTACCACGTTATCTGTTACACTGTTCTATATATCGATAAGATTGCATTCTAAAATGCAATGTTTGTTAGGTTGGCACTTTTTTGTTCACGCGTAAAGTTGTTGACGTCTTGTAGTGTGCTGTGCAATtcacaataaaattattatgatGCTATTAAGAtcacaaagtaatattaaaaacaGATTACCTGTCATTGAGTGATATTCACCGCATATTGAGCTAAGTTTGCATGCATATATGTCATACATTTTGTATCGGCCAGTTTaattggtgaaaaaaaaatcaaaagcgTATAATTAAATTACTCAAAAGTTAGGATCTTTAAACAACCCAACAGTATGTTgtactgtatatatttatatagtgttgAAAACATTATagttgtaataaaaaagtttaGCTCTAATACATAATTACGTATTGCTTGCGCAAACTAGAACAGGACAATGTAAAGTGAGATCGTCGAGGGGATGTAAAACAACAAAGAATCAATCAGTCATTCAACTAATCattatgtaaatacatgtaattgtataaaAGTATTGATCAACTTACACGTTCTGTCGGCTTAAACACGTCCTGTTTGAACTCAAGTTGAACCGAGCAATCAGAATCGTTATTACCCACTACGGTGGCGCAGAGCTCACAGTTTTTTGCGAGCGCATCTGCGCAGATCGCGGCCAACTGGTGACATGCTCGAGTCTCCCTGCCAGTGAACTTGAGGGTCACAGGCGGATCATCTGGCACCATTTGGATTAGGAATTCACAGCCTTTCGCTACGATTGATATTAAAAGGGGCCAGTAagttattatcaaaaatatatgcaatataGACACTCGGTCTTTTTTTTGTATTACCTAATATACAATTAtactattaataaaaatatcatgatacaatatcatatcataaaaatccataaaattcataaaatatctTATCGTATCATCTAACTTTTTACAAAATaagatatgatataatattgtatcatatataacaatagtgtatcatattaaaaaatactatatcatagaaataatgttatatcgttaaacaacaaacacatctatcaagcaggattgagtgaggtaggagatttttagcatccttgataatggagatctggctctgcatctgaagctacatgtaccattgcgattcattgatattatattttaatcaactatgcaagctattatctatataaCATGTGACTTGTTTCAAAAAACTAGACCTTATTCAGCATCCAAAACTTATGggtcagattcagcattcaagcctgccaggtgcatcagtatcataaggcacatgattcatgcaagtttgatgaagttagAACGGACCagtaataattaatatataatcatcagagagcacctgctccaaaaacttgaaccagctcttaaaaccttaaccttctccaggatctgaaacctatgggtcatactgtggaatcattagaattcggggtggctcaattttcgtggtattcgtgggtagccctctcCAACGAATTTACATTCTCCACAAAAAACTAATTATGAAAGAATTAAGTTTttctactgaaactgaaaaccgacgcatccacgaaattacgtccctacgaataagcaaaaatccTACAATCCACGAAAACATAGTTCAGTATTTATGTCTGTAAAGTGCATTAGTATAAGTACTAATATAAGAAGcaccatccatgaaagtttggtGAAATTAGGACCAGTGATAactaagatatatatttttagtatccttaataatggagatcaggctctgcatctgaaagtacctctgcgattcatttattttatagttaaatcaactatgcaggTTTGAAATAGTCCTATTATCTATTGAATAATtgtgtgacctgttccaaaaaagtTAACTTCATCCAGAATCCGAAACGTATGGCtcaaattcagcattcaagcttatcaattgcatcagtattataagacgtACCATTCATGAAAGTTTGGTGAATTTAGGACCattaataactaagatttaatcatcagagggcacctgctctaaaaactttaaccaccTCTAAGAACCTTAGTCTCCTCTAGCATCCGagacctatggctcagattcagcgtTCAAGAAtgtcaagtgcatcagtatcataagacacaccatcaatgcaagtttggtgaagtacagaccagatgtttcccagtcgaaaaaccagtcggaaaacacccatattttgctacaaaacatcaatttatcaaaataatgcaatgttcatgacgtcatttctacattatgacgtcactgtggtgataaccttttacacctttatttccaatatgatttcaactatctttcatcttattttaaagctctttctaaaactttgattttggggggcaaaaattgcataaaaccgcacttagtcctttggTTAAGGtaagacaagtaataactaagaaataatcatcagagggcacctgctccaaaaacttaaaccagctctaaaaaccttaacctcctccagcatccgaaacctatgactcaaattcagcattcaagcctgtcagttCATTAGGATCATATGACGCACTATCCTTGCacgtttggtgaagttaggaccagtagtaacttagaaattgctatcaaagggcgcCTGCACCCAAAACTtcaacctgctccaaaaacctcaACATCCTCCAGCATCTAAAATCAATGGCTGGCCCATGCAGACTCAGCATTGTTACAACGCAccttgaaaaattacgcactttaaaaaaaaatttcaaagtgggttaacttggttcaaaatttaacgcactttgaaaaaaattttcaaagtgcgttgccacacagcatccaagtctttcaagtccataagtaggtccagatacatcacaggggcatcgtatccgctctacactttatgacataaatatatataaatatttatatatatgtcatagagtgtagagcggatacgatgcccctgtgccctgacttcgtctcggtgagctaaaaataacaAAGTTTACGAGTGATAGTCCTAGGAAATATATTAATAACtgggtttcttttttattatt
This genomic window from Crassostrea angulata isolate pt1a10 chromosome 8, ASM2561291v2, whole genome shotgun sequence contains:
- the LOC128161784 gene encoding uncharacterized protein LOC128161784 isoform X2, with translation MKTIVIFAALTSLPFAFFEDTKGCEFLIQMVPDDPPVTLKFTGRETRACHQLAAICADALAKNCELCATVVGNNDSDCSVQLEFKQDVFKPTERNETCLERDIEPYCSTFFLGMNITRKNNSLTSASFDIILTANIPADRYKTNWGVIGGIIGGVIFGITAIVFVVLWIIGTCRKYRGGEQRHSPGSTAPLKH
- the LOC128161784 gene encoding uncharacterized protein LOC128161784 isoform X1 — translated: MSRIAAYRSSRISCFRGYRIKFISQKMKTIVIFAALTSLPFAFFEDTKGCEFLIQMVPDDPPVTLKFTGRETRACHQLAAICADALAKNCELCATVVGNNDSDCSVQLEFKQDVFKPTERNETCLERDIEPYCSTFFLGMNITRKNNSLTSASFDIILTANIPADRYKTNWGVIGGIIGGVIFGITAIVFVVLWIIGTCRKYRGGEQRHSPGSTAPLKH